From the genome of Scyliorhinus canicula chromosome 29, sScyCan1.1, whole genome shotgun sequence, one region includes:
- the LOC119958400 gene encoding somatostatin-1A-like has protein sequence MPRSQTQVLLTLVTVALLLLRGSSTARVQGLPDILQERNDEGTEELSRTMVLNLLSELLHAGDKGLPSTERRELPQAEIVRRWNSPRDRKAGCKNFFWKTFTSC, from the exons ATGCCGAGATCGCAGACTCAAGTCCTCCTCACTCTGGTCACTGTCGCTCTGCTGTTACTGCGGGGATCGAGTACAGCCAGAGTGCAGGGGCTGCCCGATATCTTACAGGAGAGGAACGACGAGGGGACTGAG GAGCTGTCCAGGACCATGGTGCTGAACCTCCTCTCCGAGCTGCTCCATGCTGGGGACAAGGGGTTGCCCAGCACCGagagacgggagcttccccaggCTGAGATCGTCCGCCGGTGGAACTCACCGCGGGACCGCAAAGCAGGCTGCAAGAACTTCTTTTGGAAAACCTTCACCTCTTGTTAA